From one Oculatellaceae cyanobacterium genomic stretch:
- a CDS encoding aminopeptidase P N-terminal domain-containing protein, with the protein MQTEYRQRREQLMAKIGNGTAIFRSAPVAVMHNDVEYNFRQDSDFFYLTGFNEAQAVAVLAPHHKEHKFILFVQPKEREKEIWTGYRVGVEGAKEFFGADEAYPITELDEKLPEYLEKADQIYYHIGRDRTFNDTIIKHWQSLLAGYPKRGTGPIAIADTSLILHPMRQVKTNAELDLMRKAAAISVEAHNHAREFTQPGRYEYEIQAELEHIFRLRGAMGPAYPSIVASGANACILHYIENNCQVKDQDLLLIDAGCAYDYYNADITRTFPVGGKFTPEQKAIYELVLAAQLSAIAQVKPGNTYKDVHSIAVRVITEGLVNLGLLAGEIDKLIEEEKHRAFFMHGTGHWLGLDVHDAGVYKHGEETWYTLQPGNVITVEPGIYIGLDLQPAEGQPEIDPRWRGIGIRIEDDVLVTAEGNEVLTAAVPKSVQEMEH; encoded by the coding sequence ATGCAAACAGAATACCGCCAGCGTCGTGAACAGTTGATGGCTAAAATTGGCAACGGAACTGCGATATTCCGCAGTGCGCCTGTAGCTGTGATGCACAATGATGTTGAGTATAATTTTCGCCAAGATAGTGATTTCTTTTACTTGACGGGTTTTAATGAAGCGCAAGCAGTAGCAGTTTTAGCGCCTCACCATAAAGAACACAAATTTATTTTATTTGTCCAACCCAAGGAACGGGAAAAAGAAATCTGGACTGGTTATCGGGTTGGTGTGGAAGGTGCAAAGGAATTTTTTGGTGCAGATGAAGCTTATCCGATTACGGAACTAGATGAAAAGTTACCTGAGTATTTAGAAAAGGCAGATCAGATTTACTACCATATAGGACGCGATCGCACTTTCAACGATACGATCATCAAACACTGGCAAAGCTTGCTGGCAGGTTATCCTAAGCGTGGGACAGGCCCAATTGCGATCGCAGATACATCATTAATTCTCCACCCAATGCGGCAGGTAAAAACAAATGCCGAGTTAGATTTAATGCGTAAAGCTGCGGCTATTTCAGTAGAAGCACACAATCATGCACGAGAATTTACCCAACCAGGACGTTATGAGTATGAAATTCAAGCAGAATTAGAACATATTTTCCGCTTGCGGGGGGCAATGGGGCCAGCGTATCCTTCAATTGTGGCATCTGGTGCGAATGCTTGCATACTGCACTACATTGAAAACAATTGTCAGGTAAAAGATCAGGATTTACTACTGATTGATGCTGGTTGTGCTTATGATTATTACAACGCCGATATTACTCGCACCTTTCCTGTAGGTGGTAAATTTACACCAGAACAAAAAGCGATTTATGAGCTTGTTTTAGCAGCACAGCTTAGTGCGATCGCACAAGTTAAACCTGGTAATACTTATAAGGATGTTCACTCAATTGCTGTGCGGGTAATTACTGAAGGTTTAGTTAATTTAGGACTTCTTGCTGGTGAAATAGACAAGTTAATCGAAGAGGAAAAACATAGAGCATTCTTTATGCACGGTACAGGACATTGGTTAGGTTTAGATGTCCATGATGCAGGTGTATACAAACATGGGGAAGAAACTTGGTACACCTTACAACCTGGTAATGTAATTACTGTAGAACCAGGTATTTATATTGGATTGGATTTACAACCTGCTGAAGGACAACCGGAGATTGATCCGCGTT
- a CDS encoding MBL fold metallo-hydrolase: MMKRRQLIRYAGASLLTVVGTGLVSGLQTYQAQTNNFLTVQWLGHSCFLFTSNGKRVLVNPFEKLGCTAKYRSAKVAADLVLISSLLLDEGSVKDLPGNPKIIYEPGAYEFEGIQIQGIGIDHDRTGGRQFGTNVAWRWQQAGINILHLGGAAAPINDEQKILMGSPDLLLIPVGGGIKVYNPQEANQTITSLNPKVVIPTQYLTKAANANGCDLASVDNFLQLRDKTSVRQVNSDKLAIKPTDLPKNGTVIRVLSYKF; the protein is encoded by the coding sequence ATGATGAAACGGCGACAGTTGATCCGCTATGCTGGGGCAAGTTTGCTGACAGTAGTAGGGACAGGCTTGGTTTCTGGATTACAGACTTATCAAGCGCAGACAAATAATTTTCTTACAGTCCAATGGCTAGGGCATAGCTGCTTTTTGTTTACTAGCAATGGTAAGCGAGTTTTAGTAAATCCTTTTGAGAAATTGGGGTGTACGGCTAAATATCGTTCAGCTAAAGTAGCTGCTGATTTGGTACTAATTAGCAGTTTGCTATTAGATGAAGGATCTGTAAAAGATTTACCTGGAAATCCCAAGATTATATATGAACCTGGAGCCTATGAGTTTGAGGGCATACAAATTCAAGGTATTGGGATTGACCACGATCGCACTGGTGGTAGGCAGTTTGGCACCAATGTAGCATGGCGCTGGCAACAAGCAGGAATTAATATTTTACACTTGGGAGGAGCCGCCGCACCAATTAATGATGAGCAGAAAATTTTGATGGGTAGCCCAGATTTACTGCTGATTCCAGTTGGAGGAGGTATTAAAGTTTATAATCCTCAAGAGGCAAATCAGACAATTACCTCACTCAATCCTAAAGTAGTAATTCCTACTCAATACCTGACAAAAGCGGCTAATGCCAATGGTTGCGATCTTGCTTCGGTAGATAATTTCTTGCAGTTGAGGGATAAAACTTCAGTCCGTCAGGTTAATAGTGACAAGCTCGCAATTAAGCCAACTGATTTACCTAAGAATGGCACAGTGATTCGAGTTTTAAGTTACAAATTTTAG